The following is a genomic window from Rhizobium sp. 11515TR.
TATAAATATTCCAGCTCGTCGTCCGAGATATCGTTGAAGATGTAGAGCCAGTCTCCGACATAGCCGTGAGTGGCCAGGTGGTGGCGCAATTCGTCGATCTGCCAACCCCATTTGCCTACCCAGACGAGTTTCGGTGCCTTGTCGCCCAGTTCGCGGATCAGACGTTCCCAGATGCGGATCTGGTACATATGATTCTTGCGGACCTCGATCGTTGCAACACAGAGGACATATTCCTCCTCTGCCATGCCGAGGATGTTGGTATTAAGGATCCTGGTCTTCTTCTGTGTCTTCCGCAGTTCCGTCGCAAGCGGAATTGCCTTGACGGGCAGTTCGAAGTTGAGACGCTCCTTGAAATAGGCCCTGATTTCGGATGCGACGAACTCCGAATTCGCCAGAACGAAATCGCAAACCGACAATACATCGATCAGCTGTTTTTGAAACTTGTCGACAGCGGCCTGCTGGACATATTCGGGATTCCGGATCTGGATGAGATCGTGAATGAATACGCAGAAGCGCATGCCCTTTTCACGAAGCTTCCGCATGACATCGTAATGCGGATAGATCCAGAACGCGCCCGCAACGACGAATATATCGTCCTGCGCGGGCCAAACTTCGAAGCGCGCGTCGAACACGGCGGCAATTGCCTTATCGACCATGCTACGATCGACAATCGGGACATCGAACTGGCGAACAAGCGTTGCAAGTGCCGCCGGGCTCGCGGCGAGAATCCGATGGCGATCATATTCCGGTATCACAGGGATAACGCGATAATCCTTGAAAAGGCCGGACTCGATATGAAGGACCAGGTTTGCAACGACGCGTTGAATTCCGCTCAGGCTCTTGTTGTGCTGGGCATATTCCATGAGGTCGGTGACATCGAGCCAGATAGTCTTCACCGCTTTTTCGCTCTCGGCGCTGAAATCGGAAAAGACATCGCCGGCAGCGCCCGCTGCCACGAGTTCTATGACGGCATCGTGGTTGCCGGGGTTGCATTCTACCGAGCGCTTGTAGCTTTCGATTGCTTCGCCCGTGCGACCCATGACCTTCAGCAGGTGCCCGCGCTGCAGGTGAATGTCGGAATCATCCGGGCTGAGCTCAAGCGCCCTCTGATAACGCTTGGCTGCCTCACGATAGTCACCTGCTTCCTTTAGGCAGTTTCCCGCCTGAACCCAGATCCCTGTGTCCCCGGGATTGGCCTGCAGATGCTCATCATATAAGTCGGCTGCTTTCTGCCACAGTCTCGAATCCCGCGCCACGTCGGCCTCACGGACGACATTTCTCATTTCTTCCTTGCTGCGAAAAATGTTCATGAAATCTCGCCCGGTTCGTTGGGTCAGGTTGATCGCGATGGCTAAGGGGATTTCGGCGATGGTTCGTCGGCGCTCGCAACTCCGCCGGTTCTTGCCGGAGACGGATAGGTCTATCCCATCCGTCTCCGGCTGCTGAACAGCTCCTCACTCTGTCGGCGGTCCAAAGGTGGACCGCCGACAGAGTGGGCCTTCCTCAAGCGGCGCGGAGCCCCGCGACGTCTGTTTCTTCCGGCGCCACCCAAGGTTGGCCGGCTTCCGCATAACCGGTCAGGCGAAGGATCACATGACCCTTGCAATCGGCCCACAGCGTGGCCGGCAGCTCAAGGTGACCATTGGTCCAGGACCAGTTGCAACCTGCGGCGAGCTCTTCCGGATGAAGGCCGACGAGGCCGTCCAAGGCAACGACATGATCGGTCTTGAGGCCATCCAAGATGCGCAGGCTCTCAAGCCGCACGCCGAGCGCGCGAACCTCGCGGCCGGGAGAGAAGGTCCGCGACACCAGGCTCGCCGTCTTGGCGGAAGCCGGGAAGATGAACCGAGCGATGTCGCCGTCGATCTGCCCCTCCACGCGTTTGCCGTCGACCAGCATATGCAGGTCCATATCCGCAGCCCGGCTCCAGCCGAGTGTCTCGGCCCGCGCAATCAACCGCTCGCGGATCGCCTCGACGAGGACACCGCGGTCGACGAAGGGACGGGAATAACGGGTCAGGCTCTCGGCAACACGCTGGGCGGCGTCGACCTCGACAAGGCGACCATAGGCCCGGCCGAAGAAGGCGCGATTGCCCACCTCCATATAGCTCTCGCAGCCCATGCCCTCGGCCATCAGCACATCATGGCTTTCCAGCTCCACGTGCCAATATGTGACCTCGGGCCACTCCTCGCGGACGATCGTCGCGCCATTGGCCAGCTCGCCGACCGGTACGAACACTTCGCCCATCAGGTCCACGCATACCGCATGGCCGCCGGACAGCAGCAGATCGCGAGCGGGCAGGTTATCGCCGAAGGCGCCGGCACGAACCCGGACCGGCCACTCGTTGCGCACCGGCCGTTCGACCTGTTTGCTGCCGATCCAGATGATTGGCCGAGCTTCGCCGGTCGCCGTGATCGCCAGGTCGCCAACCCTCAGATCTTCGACGGCGACCTCGCCGCGCGCGGTGAGGATACGCGTTCCAGAAACGAAGCAGGGTGTTGCCACCGGAGTAATGTCTATCGCCGCACCATTCGCAGTGATTGTCAGCGGACCTGCCTGGCCGGCTATGAAAGTGCCGGTCGTGAAACTGGTGCCGGCAACGCTGACATTTCCGAGCGGATTGTTGCTGCTGTCGAAAAGGCTGATCGTCTGGGAGCCGCCGGACGAGGTGATGGTATAGTGATCGACCGATCCGGCCAGCCCCTGGAATTCAATCTTGTCCGTCGCGGCATCGAAACTATTGATGGTCGTCGACGAAAGATCGAGAACCGCCCCACCGGCGTTCGCGACGAAGGTGCCCCCACCGGCTCCGAAGTTGATAGTCGTGCCGTTCAGCGCGCTTATCAAGGCCGTTCCGTTGGTAAACGTGCCGCCATTCTCGATATCGACAGTCAAGCCGCTCAGCGCTCCGAGGACCGAGCCGCCGGCAGCGGTGGCGGTGCCGCCGTCAACGATGACGGTCATGCTGCTCAGGGCGCTAATACCCGAATTGATAGTAGCGTTACCGCCCACATAGACCGTGGACGAGCCTAATAGCGCAGCGGTAATGTTGACGGTTGCCGTCGCGCCGGGGGCCACCACATAGTTGGTGTTCCCAAGGACCGAGAGGATAGACAGCGAACTGGTGCCATTAACCGGCGTCGCAACATTGCTCGGCGCGATATTGTCTACCGTTGTTGTCGTAGCGTCCGGGTTGGTGATGACGAGGTCGTAGTTTGCACCTACCCCAAGCACGCCAGGGTCATAGGTCAGATTATACTGTACGCCACTCGCAGTGGTGGCACTATAATTGCCTTCCGCCATGTTTCTTGCTCCGTTAAAGTAAACGAGTTCAGAACTAGTCTATGCTGACCCTCATCGCGTAGGACGATGGAGCTTCGGTTCGCCCTTCGCACATCTCCTTACCAACGCCGTAGCGCGAGGAACTCCAGAGCATGCAAAGACCATCAGCACTCTTGTCCAGGCGATCCTGCCCCTGCCACACCAATCCCGTCACGACAGTATAAAACGCGACAAAATCTCTATAATCATAGTCTAATAAAGATATTTTCTGTTTTCGCCGAAGCGTAGTTGACTTTCAAAGCGGAATCACAGGCGTTGTCAGATAGTTGCAGTGTCCGTCGGGGATGGAGAGTCGGGTTACCTTGCTTATCGTTTAGACGCTGTCGATGGGTCGTTCGCCAGCTGTTCAACAGATAAGCGAGTCTTCCTGGCCAAGCGGCAGATACTCAAAATGGGAAGGACGCGGGATGGAGAAAAATCCGCGTGTTTTTAGACCAACCGACGGCTCTCGATCGAAGCTCGTCCGTCAACCCGATCCCCATTTAGTAAATAGGACGAAAGAGCATCGTCTTATGGCGGCGTTATTCTTCTCTCAGGATGCTTCAGCTTCGCGGACGCGATAGCCCATTTCCACCGCCCGCCTTTCAATCGACATGCGGGCTTGCTGGAGCACTCTTCCGGCATAGACTGGCGGATAGCACCAATCGTTCCAGGTGCGCGTTGCTGTACTTGCAAAGGAACCGAACCGCAGTACGCCAGGCTCAAGGAAGGACATACGACCACCGAGAGCGAGATACGTCTCGGTCGGTGCGCCTTCGGCAAGAATGATCGAATGCTGTTCGAGCTCGATATGGTAATACTCGAACGGCACCAAAGTCGTCTCCTGCGTGATCGTCGTACCGTTGAGGAGGAACTTTGCCGGAATCAACGATTCCTCCAGAAACATGCAACGGTCGGGCGAAACGTAAAGATCCCGGGAAGGGACGTTTTCGGTAAGGGCGCCCGCCTGTATGCGAACCGGAAGGGTATCGCGTGGCTTATCGATCGCCTTCGGATCAATCCGACGCCGTCCGACCCATCTGATTTCCGCAACGCCTTTGTGGGTAACCACAAGATCGCCGGCCCGTAAATCTTCGACCGGAGTATCTCCCTCAGGTGTGCGGATGAGTGTGCCACGCAGGAAGCAGCTCGTAAAAGTCAGGCTGTCTGCATTAGCATCGTAGGTGTAGGTGACACCCATAGGTATGGTATAGGAGCCGAATGGTACCGCGTTCAAGAGACCGCCGAAGAAGGTGACGGTATTCCCTGTTTGAGAGACAACGTTCGAGCCTACTACCTCGATCCTGTCTCCCGATTGAACGTTTACGACGTTCGGCGGAGTCGAGAGGCCCAAATTGATGCCACCTGGATCGTAGGCGAACAGCCCACTACCCTTTGCATCGGCAAAATCCACGGTAGCCCCGTTCAAAAGACCGACAGTAAGCAGGCCCACATTCGCCGTAATACTCGAATCGGCACCTATCGCATAAGTATAGGTCGAAGCGGCCCCGACATTTGCGAGGCCGGCATTGATCGTCACATTCGCACCACTAATCGCTTTGATCGTTGTATTTGAAGCCCCGCCGATGCCGACGATACTGCTAATATCGACATCAACGCCGTCAACAATCACCGTACCGTTGGCAACCAGATTGAGTTGGATGCCATCGGAGGGAGTGCCGGCATTGCTACTATCAATCGTAGTCGTGCCATTGTTGATTAGGTTGATGCCAATCAAAGCCATGTTATTACCCTCTCCGACAGATTAACATGTTGACTTTTAAGGCAAAACTTGGTCAGAACTTGTAGTTCAGACCCACCCGGACGGCATGGAAATCGAGGCTCGCTTTGGAATTGAGCGCATCCCCGCCCACGTTGCTGCTGCCAAAATCGACATACTGATATTCGAGTTTTGCCGTCACATGGTCGGTGAAGGCATGTTCGACGCCGGCACCTATGGTCCAGCCAGCCTTGGTCTTGTCATCGTCAAAGCTTAGGCCAGCCACTGCGCCCTTGTAGTCGACGTGCCCATAGGCGAGACCGCCGGTGCCGTAGAACAAGGTATTGTCATAGGCGTAGCCGATGCGGGGACGAACAGTGCCGTACCAGTCGATCTTGGAGGATGCACTTGCGGTGCCGTTTCGGAAGGAGTCGCTGATATCAGCACCCTGAAAATCGGCTTCGAGGCCGACTACCCAGTTGGGGTCGAACTGGTAGTTGTAGCCGATCTGGCCGCCTCCGAGGAAACCGGACCCTTCAAGCTTGCCAAATCTGCCAAGGTAACTTCCGAAGGAATGGAACCCGACATCGTCGTTACCACCGAAACCGCCGCCGGCATTCACACCGACATAGAAACCGGTCCATGAAAATACCGGCGCTGCCTCGACGGGAGCTTGAGGCGGTGTGGAAGTTGCGAGATCTGCTGCATAGACGGTACTTCCCGCAACCGTCGCCAACAAGAAAACCGTAGTCCCCAAAAACTTGCGCATTCGAAAATTCTCCTCGAAGGAATTCACGAGATTCAACATGTAACTTGCGAAAGTTCACGTTGAGGCCATAATATAGACGTGATTATAGCTGTAAATACGTAGTCACTAATAAATATTTTCGAGATACAAGCTTTATTTGTATAGTTTTGTCGCAATATGTATTGAGAGCATATTGATTCTATACTTTGACGCACCGCAAAATACCGGAATCGCGGCGACAAAAACATTACAACCAGAATGAGATGGATGGCTTCACGTCTGCCGGGGACGCAGAATGTATGAAACGAAGCGCGGCAATTTCACTTCGCTCGCAAAAGCCGCCGGCGGCGGCTGCTTCCGAGTGACGCAATCGGGTGGGATGTGTCGCTTTCGATATAGACAGGCAGGACGCCGTTCTGCGAGTTTTTATCGCTACCGCAGATATTCATCTGCTGCGCTGGGAGGCTTGGCGGGGCGGACCCTAGAAGGAACGTCAGGCCTCCCAACTGCGCCCAACCCCTCCCCCTATGAACGGACATATGATGAAGAGCGGGCTGGCAAATCACGGCATGCATATATTTGGCGTGTCAATCTCCGCAACAGCGCCCAGGAAGACAGGCAGAAAGATCATGTTGCCGCTGTAGCATTCCGAAACATGCGGCCTGATGGCATTAGGCATAGGCTTACTTTGAAATCGACTTTCCAACGCCGGGCGTAATCAGACCTCCCGCGCCGCTTTCCGTATGGACGATGTAGCGGCGGCACGCCACATCTTTGGAACTATCGCAACCGCCAATTTGCGATGGTCGGGAGGCCTGGTCGCCTTGCTTCAAGCAGCGGTCGGGCCTCCTTGCTTGCAACAAGCACAACTCGCCAGTCAGTTGCTTTTATCCCGGCATGCGCCAAGCGCCTGCTTGTTCACATGGCGGTAAATCCAAACAAACCGACAGGCTTTAATCGCCTCAGGGAATCACACGCATGCGGGCGGCGCCAGCCGCCTTGAGGAAGGCAGAGCGAACCTGTTCGGGTGAAACCCTGCCTTGGACGCCGTCAACGCAGGCCTGCAACGCTTCTTCAAACGCATCTCCGTAGCGTATCGGCCATTTCGTCGTCAGATATTCGATGGCCTGTGCGATCGAATTGATGGAGTGAATCTCGTCCCCATCCTGCGCTGCAATTCCGAGCGGCGCGAATGCCAGCCCTGCGGGTTCATCAGAGGCGTCAAATGAGGTTGATTGATCTTGATCGGCGGCATTTTCGGATTTCGCATGCCGGCGCCTCGTCACCAGCGTGGCCAGCAAGGTCATATCCCGAGCAATCCTATCCAGCGCCGCGAGCTTGTCTTCTTCGGTCGGCGCCCGGTCCAGACCACTCTCTCCCGCCTGCGGCTCTGGCGGCGAGGCTAGGCGGCTACCTACGTTCGTTTGAGGAGTGAAAACATCATCAGGGACCGAATTAACAAGCTGTGCACCGTTATCAAGGTCGGCGCCAAAACTCTTATCATTCCGCCCCATGCCGATCTGTCCCAATAAACGCCGTCAAACCCATCCCACTGCATAGCTGCGATATGTTGCATCGGCAAAAGTACTACTAATAAAACGCAATTGACCCGTATAGATTAAAACTTTGAAACGAATTTGACCAGTATCGCGACAACAGAAAGCGAAAATACTCATAAAACCGAGCGATATTGGCTTATTTTCAATGTATAAATATGGAAATTTTCGCTTAAAAGGCCAGCGGATGGTCCTGTGATCGAAGCTGCATCTCTTCGATGCAGCAGTCACACTTACATCTATAGCTGCATAGGTATCTTCAAATGTCGCCCAATCCACCTGCGATCGCCATTCCGGCAGCTTTCGGTGTCGGAAGCATTGCAAGCCCGTCACAAGACGTCGTTCACACAGTTGCAGACGCGCGTGCTTGCGAAAGCGAGATGATACGCTCTTCGATTGCGATGATGGGCGTAGAAAGCCAATGCGAAACGCGATCCGCAGAATTGAAGGGGCGCACCGAAGTGCGCCGCCTGTTCAGACGATGAAGAAAGTCGATGGCGGAACCTGCAATGCGGTGGCAATGCGGCGGAGCTTCGCCGGATCGGCCTCGGCACCAGCCTCGATTTCCGTGATCTCCTCGCTGGTCAGACCACAGGTCTCCGAGAGGTCGTCAATCGTGTAACCGATGGCTTCACGCGCCTGCCGTACAGCAGCAGCAATCTCACCATCAGGAACTGTAGAAGCCTTTGAACTATCGATATTATTCGGAGTAATGGACATGAAATTTCTCCTTCCAAAGTCCGCCGGCCAATTCGTTGCCGGGTGAAGGCAGCTATTGCAGCCATGAGGCATATCGACCTAAACAGACACGGCCGAACGCTGCGTCAATATAGGCATCAATGCGGCGAGGGCAAGCACGGAAGCGCATAGCTGCCAATCGCCTGGCTCTCGGCTAATGTCGCGATTTAATATTCTGTGATAGCGACAACACGTCACGGTTACAGAGGAATGAACGCTGCTGCGTGCCGCCTTGTGACGATAGCCGCCAGCCGGCTATGGACGCCACCCTGTAACGACGAAGATCATTTCCTGCCTTTTGCCTTACGCACCTTCCGCTCGGCCGCAAGCAGGAGCCCCTTGAGTTCCGGTTCACGCACACGATTGGCTGCCTCGATGAAGGAAACCCACTCTACGCGGCGTTGGCCTCGCTCCGGGAAGTCCTGCAAGGTCTGGTCAACCTCCAGCAGATGCAGTCCGACAATACAGGGAACCCGGCTGCCGTCGGCAAGCTGCTTCAGATAGGTAAAATAGCCAAAAGGCTTTTTCTTCACCTTGCCGCGCACTCCGGCTTCTTCATAAGCTTCAATGGCGGCGACCTCATGCGGCTTCTTGCCCTTGATCG
Proteins encoded in this region:
- a CDS encoding tetratricopeptide repeat protein codes for the protein MNIFRSKEEMRNVVREADVARDSRLWQKAADLYDEHLQANPGDTGIWVQAGNCLKEAGDYREAAKRYQRALELSPDDSDIHLQRGHLLKVMGRTGEAIESYKRSVECNPGNHDAVIELVAAGAAGDVFSDFSAESEKAVKTIWLDVTDLMEYAQHNKSLSGIQRVVANLVLHIESGLFKDYRVIPVIPEYDRHRILAASPAALATLVRQFDVPIVDRSMVDKAIAAVFDARFEVWPAQDDIFVVAGAFWIYPHYDVMRKLREKGMRFCVFIHDLIQIRNPEYVQQAAVDKFQKQLIDVLSVCDFVLANSEFVASEIRAYFKERLNFELPVKAIPLATELRKTQKKTRILNTNILGMAEEEYVLCVATIEVRKNHMYQIRIWERLIRELGDKAPKLVWVGKWGWQIDELRHHLATHGYVGDWLYIFNDISDDELEYLYRHSLFTTYTSFAEGFGLPIGESLNYGKPCIASNATSMPEVGGHFVRYINPYNVEDGYKLFKQVIVDRNDLADWQRDIKENFVPKSWDSFCSELFSTAIDMSVGLGDQPGLLNCRLPRNTIIEGGDKALLRIAAEGRRILTFRAARDSGWFAMEDWGVWASQRRSRLVFDSELAEGESVRVYLEVKCPPLSENIAVIADAGGETCSFQLVDRSTYISFEGIVGPRGRVTVNLLTRGRFGDTGDRSCHLGLSAVAYCDGADPLERVGLLEKVMLQSQLGRN
- a CDS encoding Hint domain-containing protein, which translates into the protein MAEGNYSATTASGVQYNLTYDPGVLGVGANYDLVITNPDATTTTVDNIAPSNVATPVNGTSSLSILSVLGNTNYVVAPGATATVNITAALLGSSTVYVGGNATINSGISALSSMTVIVDGGTATAAGGSVLGALSGLTVDIENGGTFTNGTALISALNGTTINFGAGGGTFVANAGGAVLDLSSTTINSFDAATDKIEFQGLAGSVDHYTITSSGGSQTISLFDSSNNPLGNVSVAGTSFTTGTFIAGQAGPLTITANGAAIDITPVATPCFVSGTRILTARGEVAVEDLRVGDLAITATGEARPIIWIGSKQVERPVRNEWPVRVRAGAFGDNLPARDLLLSGGHAVCVDLMGEVFVPVGELANGATIVREEWPEVTYWHVELESHDVLMAEGMGCESYMEVGNRAFFGRAYGRLVEVDAAQRVAESLTRYSRPFVDRGVLVEAIRERLIARAETLGWSRAADMDLHMLVDGKRVEGQIDGDIARFIFPASAKTASLVSRTFSPGREVRALGVRLESLRILDGLKTDHVVALDGLVGLHPEELAAGCNWSWTNGHLELPATLWADCKGHVILRLTGYAEAGQPWVAPEETDVAGLRAA
- a CDS encoding Hint domain-containing protein gives rise to the protein MALIGINLINNGTTTIDSSNAGTPSDGIQLNLVANGTVIVDGVDVDISSIVGIGGASNTTIKAISGANVTINAGLANVGAASTYTYAIGADSSITANVGLLTVGLLNGATVDFADAKGSGLFAYDPGGINLGLSTPPNVVNVQSGDRIEVVGSNVVSQTGNTVTFFGGLLNAVPFGSYTIPMGVTYTYDANADSLTFTSCFLRGTLIRTPEGDTPVEDLRAGDLVVTHKGVAEIRWVGRRRIDPKAIDKPRDTLPVRIQAGALTENVPSRDLYVSPDRCMFLEESLIPAKFLLNGTTITQETTLVPFEYYHIELEQHSIILAEGAPTETYLALGGRMSFLEPGVLRFGSFASTATRTWNDWCYPPVYAGRVLQQARMSIERRAVEMGYRVREAEAS
- a CDS encoding outer membrane protein, with translation MRKFLGTTVFLLATVAGSTVYAADLATSTPPQAPVEAAPVFSWTGFYVGVNAGGGFGGNDDVGFHSFGSYLGRFGKLEGSGFLGGGQIGYNYQFDPNWVVGLEADFQGADISDSFRNGTASASSKIDWYGTVRPRIGYAYDNTLFYGTGGLAYGHVDYKGAVAGLSFDDDKTKAGWTIGAGVEHAFTDHVTAKLEYQYVDFGSSNVGGDALNSKASLDFHAVRVGLNYKF
- a CDS encoding DUF982 domain-containing protein — encoded protein: MGRNDKSFGADLDNGAQLVNSVPDDVFTPQTNVGSRLASPPEPQAGESGLDRAPTEEDKLAALDRIARDMTLLATLVTRRRHAKSENAADQDQSTSFDASDEPAGLAFAPLGIAAQDGDEIHSINSIAQAIEYLTTKWPIRYGDAFEEALQACVDGVQGRVSPEQVRSAFLKAAGAARMRVIP
- a CDS encoding helix-turn-helix domain-containing protein → MSITPNNIDSSKASTVPDGEIAAAVRQAREAIGYTIDDLSETCGLTSEEITEIEAGAEADPAKLRRIATALQVPPSTFFIV
- a CDS encoding NUDIX hydrolase, producing MAFSLSAQQKALRRSESFLSELASHADELLHGQVHEQYAAICYRKVPEGDDAEMLVVTSRESGRWVVPKGWPIKGKKPHEVAAIEAYEEAGVRGKVKKKPFGYFTYLKQLADGSRVPCIVGLHLLEVDQTLQDFPERGQRRVEWVSFIEAANRVREPELKGLLLAAERKVRKAKGRK